ACTCACCCACATGAAAAAGGTAAATCAAGAAGAATGAATTCATGGGACAGCTGCAGCGGTGATGAGCATGAGCCAATACCTCCAGCTCCTGAAGAATTTTCTAGGAGGCCCCATCAGCAACAAATAGTTGGGGCTAGACCTGCTTATCGAGGTAGAAGAGATAGGATGCCAAGGAGAGTGAGCTTAAGCGATAGCTTTGATGATGGTCTACTTGGGCTGGAAAGTTCGAGTTCAGAAGAGTTGCCTAAAAGATCTCAGCAGCAGTTTAAGCCTACCCTCCCGCATAAACCAAAGAGAATAAACTTAAGACGTTCAGGACATTCTGATGGTTATGGTAATCGCTGGGCAAAGTTTAGGAAAGATAAGTTATATAAAAGAGCGTATGAATTTGGCTGCATGATCGGGGCATTACAAAGTGCTGCTTCTAGTTATCTTATTCCAGAAGATGGAAAGCCTGGAAACACAGGGAAAAAACGTACTAAACAATATCAACAGCACTTATTGCACTGTAAAGAGCAGTTGTTAAAGTTAAGAGGTGATACTAAAAGAACAGATGAAGAGGTGAGTAAGTTTTTAGAAGCTCTTGAAAAAGAGAGTGTCAGGCATTTGGTATTAATGGTCAAAAATGAGGAACCCTATCGTTACTTCTTGAGCCCAGGGGGAACTAATAATTCATCATTGTTCTCTTACATCCTTGATTATTTATTTTATTTTTATAAGTATAAAGGGAATCCATTGGCATGTAATTTTTATCCAGCTGCTTACTATTATGAGGGCAATAAAGAACCCAGGGCTAGCAAACTTGAATCAAAAGTATTGCAACACTTTTTAAGAAAAGTATTTTTGGACTATACAGGTGACCCTGATTATGGCTCTAGAGAATATGCTAAGAAGCATATCGATCCTTATACAGAACAGATTAACAGTGATAAAAATTTTAGAAAAGTGTTGATTGAGAGAATCAAGTCCACCAGAGTAAAAAGAGCTAAACCTCGAAAGCCTAATGAGTTTATTGGAATAGGCGGTAGAAAAATTTGCCAAAGTGAAAAGAGATAGATCCAAACAACTCATAAACCTCTTAAGTACTTTTTTATAGCACTTTTCTAACATTTTTATTTCTAAAACAATCACAACAAACAAAGGAGCACCTATAGTGTCAGCAATAGAAGCTCATAAAAAGGGAAAGGATCATCAAGCAAGAACCCCACTTTAGACTTGACATAAAAATGGGGACTTTACAAACGATTTGAAATATTGCTTTTTCTCCCCTATAATCAGTGCACTTCTTAAGGGGACGACATGGCTTCGACGTGGATTGCAAAACTTAAGGGGCATGCCGAGTGATGATATCTACACTCGTTAATCAGAGATATTACTTTTATAATTGGCGAAGCTAAAGCTGCCAACGATGCTGACATCACTGTAGCTGCTAACGACTCTGTCGTTGCTGCTGATGTCAAAGCTGCCTAAGAAACAGCACATCGACGTTGTCTGAGTCCGCTTGTAGACCCAGGGTTTCAACGTTCATCTTTTTACAAGCTCGCGACTTTAATGTGTCTGTGCATTAAACGCTAAAACCTAAGCAGACTCGCGAAGTGGTGCCAGGTTCATCGGGCTAAACTAAGTTAAATATAATAGGTGAACTAAGCATGTAGATCCGAGAGTGGAGGATTTACGGACGCGGGTTCGATTCCCGCCGTCTCCACCACCCTGACCTTTCAAAACTTCCCCATTTCTAAGCTGCCTGTGCGGCAATTAACGAAAAGGGGCGCTTTCAAGTGCGTTTTAACTGTTTCTAAGCTGCCTGTGCGGCAGTAGTTAACCTGAGTTCATGAATGAGCTTGATGATTTTCGTTTTCTAAGCTGCCTGTGCGGCAGTTAACCTCTACCTAGACTACGTAAACAACTTCTTAACTTTCTAAGCTGCCTGTGCGGCAGTTAACTTCCGTCTTGTGTAGATTGAACATTTCCCATTTTTCTAAGCTGCCTGTGCGGCAGTTAACTCCTCGAGTCCTTCACGCTCACTGACGATAACTTTCTAAGCTGCCTGTGCGGCAGTTAACGACCAGCTCATTTTCTTACCTTTTTCTTGTTTTCTAAGCTGNNNNNNNNNNNNNNNNNNNNNNNNNNNNNNNNNNNNNNNNNNNNNNNNNNNNNNNNNNNNNNNNNNNNNNNNNNNNNNNNNNNNNNNNNNNNNNNNNNNNNNNNNNNNNNNNNNNNNNNNNNNNNNNNNNNNNNNNNNNNNNNNNNNNNNNNNNNNNNNNNNNNNNNNNNNNNNNNNNNNNNNNNNNNNNNNNNNNNNNNNNNNNNNNNNNNNNNNNNNNNNNNNNNNNNNNNNNNNNNNNNNNNNNNNNNNNNNNNNNNNNNNNNNNNNNNNNNNNNNNNNNNNNNNNNNNNNNNNNNNNNNNNNNNNNNNNNNNNNNNNNNNNNNNNNNNNNNNNNNNNNNNNNNNNNNNNNNNNNNNNNNNNNNNNNNNNNNNNNNNNNNNNNNNNNNNNNNNNNNNNNNNNNNNNNNNNNNNNNNNNNNNNNNNNNNNNNNNNNNNNNNNNNNNNNNNNNNNNNNNNNNNNNNNNNNNNNNNNNNNNNNNNNNNNNNNNNNNNNNNNNNNNNNNNNNNNNNNNNNNNNNNNNNNNNNNNNNNNNNNNNNNNNNNNNNNNNNNNNNNNNNNNNNNNNNNNNNNNNNNNNNNNNNNNNNNNNNNNNNNNNNNNNNNNNNNNNNNNNNNNNNNNNNNNNNNNNNNNNNNNNNNNNNNNNNNNNNNNNNNNNNNNNNNNNNNNNNNNNNNNNNNNNNNNNNNNNNNNNNNNNNNNNNNNNNNNNNNNNNNNNNNNNNNNNNNNNNNNNNNNNNNNNNNNNNNNNNNNNNNNNNNNNNNNNNNNNNNNNNNNNNNNNNNNNNNNNNNNNNNNNNNNNNNNNNNNNNNNNNNNNNNNNNNNNNNNNNNNNNNNNNNNNNNNNNNNNNNNNNNNNNNNNNNNNNNNNNNNNNNNNNNNNNNNNNNNNNNNNNNNNNNNNNNNNNNNNNNNNNNNNNNNNNNNNNNNNNNNNNNNNNNNNNNNNNNNNNNNNNNNNNNNNNNNNNNNNNNNNNNNNNNNNNNNNNNNNNNNNNNNNNNNNNNNNNNNNNNNNNNNNNNNNNNNNNNNNNNNNNNNNNNNNNNNNNNNNNNNNNNNNNNNNNNNNNNNNNTCACTAACACCGGGGTGTTGGCTTTTCTAAGCTGCCTATGCGGCAGTTAACTAGAAGTTGTTAATCGCACCGGCCACATCATTTTTCTAAGCTGCCTATGCGGCAGTTAACAAAGAGGCAGCGCAGGAAGGTCAAGTTTCAGTTTTCTAAGCTGCCTATGCGGCAGTTAACGTATGCACAAGGGTGGTTGAACCAGCGTTACTTTTCTAAGCTGCCTATGCGGCAGTTAACGTATTAATATTGAGCCTATCTTTACCGATGTGTTTCTAAGCTGCCTATGCGGCAGTTAACACGTTGGTGCTGGTGAAGGGTATTACACTGTATTTCTAAGCTGCCTATGCGGCAGTTAACTAGCTTGTTAGACAGGTTGTTAGCTGCGTAAATTTCTAAGCTGCCTATGCGGCAGTTAACCACCTCGCCTTTTAACATCTGCTCTTTTCGTTTTTCTAAGCTGCCTATGCGGCAGTTAACCCAAGCAGACACTAAAGGTTTAATGTCTAGATTTTCTAAGCTGCCTATGCGGCAGTTAACGTTCAAGGCAGTGATCCGTTCTGGGTTGATGCTTTCTAAGCTGCCTATGCGGCAGTTAACAAAGAGGCGAAGCGGAGGCTTTTTGCAAGAGTTTTCTAAGCTGCCTATGCGGCAGTTAACAGTAGATTTAAACGCTACACGCAAGTAGTGTCAATAGTTGTCGTTAGGTTTCACGAAATAACCAACAATTCCCCCTCAACAATATAACCTGTTGTTTTATTTGATTTTTTAAAGAGCTATAAAAATAAAGGTCAAAACATCGGTAAAGTTGACTCAGAACTTAGTCCATATGAGTTAAAGCCTTTATCAATGAGTTCTTTTGAGGTTTCTCGGCGCACGAACAAAAGAAAATCCTGATTAGAACTAGCGCTCTTCATTTTAATAAATGGAAACCCACTAAGCATAACATCATCTTGACCTTGGTAACTGTCCAGCGCCTCCTCAAAAGAGATAGATGCCTTCCTCGCCTTTCTTCTCACTCTTCGAAATTTACTTGATTTTGACTGAACTCTTTTAAACCTGACATATTCCGTTACACCTGAAGGTACTTCACGAATTCTCGTCATGTGCAAATAATCACTCAGTCGAGATAACAGTCTCTGGGAGATAAGCTTTTCTAGCTCCTCTCTATGTGGGCTAAAAATGCGAACTTTTAACCCTAACTTGCACTCTTCTTCAGAATATTCTGGAAAAGATAAGCCGATATTAATTTTGTCATTAATATTTTTGGCATTAACTAATTCCGTGTGGAGACATGCAAACACTTTACTTAACAAAAAATTTTCATTTACTTCACTGGAAGGTAAAAGCGTTATATTAATATAGAAATGCATAACTAGTCCTTATCGCTTGCACCAAACACCCCTCCACGAACCAATACAGCCATAACATAATGCTCCATCTCTTTTTCTGGCAACTCTGTATTTGCAACAAACTTGTCGAACAGCGTAAAAAAGTCCACTTTATCTTTAGGATTACGGTATGCTTTACCTAAATTTGTTACGGCCCCATAAGGTTCAACAGCAATCGGGCCTACTCTATTATCCCCATAACTCGGATACCAGGTATCTATAGTCCTTATTGCATTACCAATCTTTTGAGAATGCATAGCAGCAATGTTATCTACATCGTATAGAACTTTGCTTTTCTTT
This genomic stretch from Piscirickettsia litoralis harbors:
- the cas6f gene encoding type I-F CRISPR-associated endoribonuclease Cas6/Csy4, which codes for MHFYINITLLPSSEVNENFLLSKVFACLHTELVNAKNINDKINIGLSFPEYSEEECKLGLKVRIFSPHREELEKLISQRLLSRLSDYLHMTRIREVPSGVTEYVRFKRVQSKSSKFRRVRRKARKASISFEEALDSYQGQDDVMLSGFPFIKMKSASSNQDFLLFVRRETSKELIDKGFNSYGLSSESTLPMF